In Takifugu flavidus isolate HTHZ2018 chromosome 13, ASM371156v2, whole genome shotgun sequence, the following are encoded in one genomic region:
- the cotl1 gene encoding coactosin-like protein, with protein sequence MTQIDKEACREAYNQVRDDSTDVTWAVFKYEGTMIVPAGQGSDYEDFKRLCTDDARLFGFVRITMGDAMSKRAKFTLITWIGESISGLQRAKISTDKAMVKEVVQNFAKEFMFSDPRELDEDNIRTELKKAGGANYDAQTE encoded by the exons ATGACCCAGATCGATAAAGAGGCTTGCAGGGAGGCTTACAACCAGGTCAGAGATGACAGCACGGACGTCACCTG GGCCGTGTTCAAATACGAGGGCACCATGATCGTGCCCGCGGGACAAGGGTCCGATTACGAGGACTTCAAGCGCTTGTGCACAG ATGACGCTCGTCTTTTCGGCTTTGTCCGGATCACCATGGGAGACGCCATGAGCAAACGTGCTAAGTTCACTCTCATCACCTGGATCGGCGAGAGCATCAGCGGGCTGCAGCGCGCCAAGATCAGCACGGACAAGGCCATGGTCAAAGAGGTGGTGCAG aacTTTGCCAAGGAGTTCATGTTCAGTGACCCGAGAGAACTGGACGAGGACAACATCCGCACGGAGCTGAAGAAAGCGGGCGGAGCCAATTACGACGCGCAAACCGAGTAG
- the meak7 gene encoding MTOR-associated protein MEAK7, which produces MGNTESVAVQKRLARFRPEERPEVEGVFDRLQAGAGGPSGAAGTTLTLEMLQGSVGRVAPDSMVRRVYQCMCNISLGEAASPASGTSPTSAASGVGVVREQLVIFLADTLRGTAEERAPLVLTMIQPGAGAAKCHQVAEFVEDLISSVVQILVQSGRLQGWQPERMGDMSSGVKLLAEQMCSELKATDNGECDLSCLEDWIFRTSQVSLYLEMLVSEGLNVSLSGRVVPTLLPPCRETHWNELSSLLDIPTLMFLAPQLPDGVGAPWRLLFSTGLHGESFTRMMAGLLNHGPTLLLIKDTKGHVFGGFASHGWEIKPQFQGDSRCFLFSVFPTLRVYSTTGYNEHFMYLNHNQQTMPNGLGMGGQHGYFGLWLDSDFGRGHSRARPKCTTYGSPQLSAEEDFSLDSVEVWAVGKPPVPDDDEGGVGKRSILDIDPEALAIIEMTGKTVHSQGLREPEDD; this is translated from the exons ATGGGCAACACAGAGAGCGTGGCGGTGCAGAAGCGGTTGGCTCGTTTCCGGCCTGAGGAAAGACCTGAGGTGGAAGGAGTATTTGATAGACTCCAAGCTGGTGCTGGTGGcccttctggagctgctgggacaACACTAACTCTAGAAATGCTGCAG GGTTCAGTAGGTAGGGTTGCTCCAGACTCCATGGTGAGGAGGGTTTACCAGTGCATGTGTAATATCAGCCTTGGAGAAGCAGCATCTCCGGCTTCTGGAACGTCTCcaacctctgctgcttctggagTTGGAGTAGTTAGAGAGCAGCTGGTTATCTTCCTGGCAGATACCCTGCGAGGGACAGCAGAAGAACGGGCTCCTCTTGTTCTGACCATGATCCAGCCGGGAGCTGGGGCTGCAAAGTGTCATCAGGTTGCAGAG TTTGTAGAAGACCTCATTTCATCTGTAGTTCAGATTCTGGTCCAGAGCGGGCGTCTGCAGGGCTGGCAACCAGAGAGAATGGGCGATATGTCCTCAGGTGTCAAACTCCTGGCAGAACAGATGTGTTCAGAACTGAAAGCCACAG ATAATGGCGAGTGTGATCTTTCCTGTCTGGAGGACTGGATCTTTAGGACTTCTCAGGTATCGTTGTACTTGGAAATGCTGGTGAGCGAAGGCCTAAACGTATCACTGAGCGGCCGGGTAGTCCCcaccctgctgcccccctgtAGAGAGACCCACTGGAATGAGCTCAGCTCCCTGCTGGACATTCCCACCCTCATGTTTCTGGCACCACAG TTGCCAGACGGTGTTGGTGCTCCCTGGAGACTTTTGTTTTCAACGGGTCTCCATGGGGAAAGCTTCACCAGGATGATGGCCGGCTTGTTGAACCACGGGCCAACGCTGCTGCTCATCAAAGACACAAAGGGCCATGTTTTTGGGGGCTTTGCTTCCCATGGTTGGGAGATCAAACCACAGTTCCAGG gtgactcCCGATGCTTCCTGTTCTCTGTATTTCCAACACTGAGAGTTTATTCAACGACAGGATACAATGAGCACTTCATGTACCTCAACCACAATCAGCAGACCATGCCGAATGGACTG GGTATGGGTGGTCAGCACGGCTACTTTGGCCTGTGGCTCGACAGTGACTTCGGCAGAGGTCACAGCCGTGCCCGACCCAAATGCACCACCTACGGCAGCCCCCAACTGTCCGCAGAGGAAGACTTCAGCCTGGACTCGGTGGAAGTGTGGGCGGTTGGAAAACCTCCGGTACCAGACGAT GATGAGGGGGGGGTTGGCAAAAGAAGCATCCTGGACATAGATCCAGAAGCTCTGGCCATTATTGAGATGACAGGGAAGACTGTGCACAGCCAGGGACTCAGGGAACCAGAGGATGACTAG
- the plcg2 gene encoding 1-phosphatidylinositol 4,5-bisphosphate phosphodiesterase gamma-2 isoform X1 yields MQVNFYFLVHADRGTDLFAAGRNSPYLPQLHFIFILKNHDRIENSSIFSLKRSGFDFFFFFFLQKGRQMAERGQQGEMTDYKKILIKRDLEMGAVMTVFRQKAERLTVQVIMETRQVAWTRTVDKTDGVLDLFEIREIRPGRNSKDFERFKDGKDKHDDNACFTIFYGSQFVLNTLSLGVDSVAEAQKWLTGLQLLWKETLEAPTPVLIESWLRKQMYSVNQTKTNSITVKELKALLPFLNYKAPSSRTLKDKFQEVGSKKDRLDFEQFHKFYNHIMFEQNEILEEFKKESCAFILGNTDKPDASAVMLHDFQRFLVYDQKESWAADLNQVRELMSIFIDDTMRKTNDPVFTVSEFLGYLFSEENSIWDKKFSEISYIDMNNPLSHYWINSSHNTYLTGDQLRSESSTEAYVRALRLGCRCVELDCWEGPGEPIIYHGWTRTTKIKFEDVVKAINDHAFVTSEFPVILSIEEHCPIEQQRQMARIFRDVFGDKLLTEPVELIAEQLPSPTQLKGKIILKHKKLSVEGGGGGPIKDFRKGQKQGDLQIWDPVDRQWNKHYCVISDDKLYYAEEEEQEEEDTQKYQDLHSTEPWFHGHMNGGRQMAERLIYEYCAETGGRDGTFLVRPSDRFALSYTLSFWRDGRVQHCRIRTASQEGRFYYYLTANLHFPSLISLIQHYRENPLRCQDFELRLTDAVAQQNPHLHEGWFYSNLSRGEAEDYLIKIPRDGAFLIRQREGEPDSFAITFKGDGQVKHCRIQKEGKRYLLGTTTDFESLVELVNYYRKKPLYRKIKLRYTVTPELVERFSTGKDCASLYSKMYVEPNEIEPSLSKSVVRALYSYQAARPDELSFSKGALIYNISKENGDWWKGDYGGKVQHFFPANHVEEVSRITAPESSQQDLDDNPLGELCKGVIDISKCNILNLKNGKNGKLHVLTLQDLEDDSLQFDLSAETLEELFKWYQAAWDITQRMISKEYNRQHEIRQQVEVEKKEEVAMEMSDLVVYCQPRSKEKDRFDSYSYKEIRSFVENKVPGKSRTKEFLLYNRKALSRTYPKGQRVESSNYDPYPLWAVGCHMVALNFQTADKYTQLNSALFSLNGCTGYVLQPEVMRSDTFDPLQEKNKLQYIIDVRIIAARHLPRPGRSIASPFVEVELCGHTEEKSKTFVYRDNGLNPVWKAPAEPITFRVYEPELTFLRFVVYEEDMFSDPNFLAQATFPVKGIRSGYRSVPLRNGYSEKLELASLLVHVDARPAGRMEEDLYSSSSNLRKKSDVSSEPFLYDTHTNLQHHSLPRQQNHLSREFSTNEKQRMKEKKINSKF; encoded by the exons ATGCAAGTTAACTTTTACTTCCTCGTACACGCCGATAGAGGAACTGACCTTTTTGCGGCTGGCAGAAACAGTCCATATCTCCCTCAGCttcatttcatatttattttaaaaaatcatgaTCGGATagaaaacagcagcatcttttCTTTGAAGCGTTCTGGATTcgacttcttcttttttttttttttacaaaaaggtAGGC AAATGGCTGAACGGGGGCAACAAGGGGAGATGACCGATTACAAGAAGATTCTGATCAAGCGGGACTTGGAGATGGGTGCAGTCATGACGGTGTTCCGACAGAAAGCGGAGCGGCTCACTGTGCAGGTCATCATGGAGACCCGACAGGTGGCTTGGACACGCACTGTGGACAAGACAGACGGCGTCT TGGACCTGTTTGAGATCCGAGAGATCCGTCCTGGAAGGAACTCCAAAGACTTTGAGCGATTTAAAGATGGCAAGGACAAACATGATGACAACGCCTGCTTCACAATTTTCTATGGCTCGCAGTTTGTTCTCAACACACTCAGCCTCGGGG TTGATTCTGTGGCTGAGGCGCAAAAATGGCTGACAGGACTGCAACTGTTGTGGAAAGAGACACTGGAGGCTCCCACTCCAGTTCTTATTGAGAG TTGGCTAAGGAAGCAGATGTACTCTGTCAATCAGACAAAGACCAACAG CATCACCGTGAAGGAGTTGAAGGCTCTGCTTCCTTTCCTCAACTATAAGGCCCCCAGCTCTCGAACGCTCAAAGACAAATTTCAG GAAGTGGGGTCAAAGAAAGATCGCCTGGATTTCGAGCAGTTTCACAAGTTTTACAATCATATCATGTTTGAACAGAATGAG ATTCTTGAGGAGTTCAAAAAGGAATCGTGTGCGTTTATTCTCGG TAACACTGATAAACCCGACGCTTCTGCCGTCATGCTTCATGATTTCCAGAGATTCCTCGTCTATGATCAAAAG GAAAGCTGGGCTGCTGATTTGAACCAGGTCAGAGAACTGATGTCCATCTTCATCGACGACACCATGAGAAAAACCAATGACCCCGTGTTCACCGTCAGTGAG TTCCTCGGTTACCTGTTTTCAGAGGAGAACAGTATTTGGGACAAAAAGTTTTCTGAGATCAGCTACATAGACATGAACAACCCTTTATCCCACTACTGGATCAACTCCTCACACAACAC ATATCTGACTGGAGATCAGCTTCGTAGTGAATCATCCACAGAGGCTTACGTGCGAGCTCTGCGTCTTGGATGCCGCTGTGTCGAAT tgGACTGCTGGGAAGGACCCGGGGAGCCAATCATTTACCACGGTTGGACCAGGACCACCAAAATCAAGTTTGAGGATGTGGTCAAAGCCATTAACGATCATGCCTTTGTTACATCAGA GTTTCCAGTGATCCTGTCCATCGAGGAGCATTGCCCTATAGAGCAGCAGCGTCAGATGGCTCGGATTTTCCGGGACGTGTTTGGAGACAAGCTGCTGACGGAACCCGTGGAGCTGATAGCTGAACAGCTTCCCTCACCGACACAGCTGAAAGGAAAGATCATACTTAAG CACAAGAAGCTGAgcgtggagggaggaggaggaggacccatTAAAGACTTCAGGAAGGGGCAGAAACAGGGAGATCTGCAGATCTGGGATCCTGTGGACAGG CAATGGAATAAACACTACTGTGTGATCTCTGATGATAAGCTGTATtatgcagaggaagaagagcaagaGGAAGAGGATACTCAGAAG TACCAGGACCTGCACAGTACGGAGCCCTGGTTTCATGGTCACATGAATGGGGGAAGGCAAATGGCCGAGCGGCTGATCTACGAGTACTGTGCCGAGACggggggacgggacgggaccTTCTTGGTCCGGCCCAGTGACAGATTTGCTCTAAGCTATACCCTGTCCTTCTG GCGTGACGGACGGGTCCAGCACTGCCGCATTCGTACGGCCTCACAAGAGGGACGCTTTTACTATTATCTGACGGCAAACCTGCACTTTCCCAGCTTGATTTCCCTGATCCAGCACTACAGAGAGAACCCACTACGCTGCCAGGATTTTGAGCTGCGTCTCACTGATGCTGTAGCACAGCAAAACCCACATCTCCACGAAGG GTGGTTCTACAGTAACTTGAGCAGAGGGGAGGCAGAGGATTACCTGATAAAGATTCCCAGAGACGGAGCCTTCCTGATTcggcagagagaaggagaaccGGACTCTTTTGCCATCACGTTCAA AGGCGATGGTCAGGTTAAGCACTGCCGGATCCAGAAGGAGGGGAAGCGCTACCTGCTGGGCACCACGACAGACTTTGAGAGCCTGGTGGAGCTCGTCAACTACTACAGAAAGAAGCCGCTGTATCGGAAGATCAAGCTACGTTACACCGTCACGCCCGAGCTCGTGGAGCGCTTCAGCACA GGGAAAGATTGCGCCTCGCTGTACTCCAAGATGTACGTGGAACCTAATGAAATCGAACCCTCTCTG TCTAAAAGTGTCGTTCGAGCCCTGTACAGTTACCAGGCGGCACGGCCGGATGAGCTCAGCTTCAGTAAGGGAGCGTTGATCTACAACATCTCCAAGGAGAACGGCGACTG GTGGAAAGGTGACTATGGTGGAAAAGTGCAGCATTTCTTTCCAGCCAATCACGTAGAGGAAGTCTCCAGAATTACAGCTCCTGAGTCCAGTCAGCAG GACTTGGACGACAACCCGCTGGGTGAGCTGTGTAAGGGTGTCATAGACATCTCCAAATGCAACATTCTAAACT TGAAGAACGGCAAAAATGGGAAGCTCCACGTGTTGACcctgcaggacctggaggacgaCAGCCTGCAGTTTGACCTGTCTGCTGAGACTCTGGAGGAGCTGTTTAAATGGTACCAGGCTGCCTGGGACATCACCCAGAGAATGATTAGCAAGGAGTACAACAGGCAACACGAG ATCAGACAGCAGGTGGAagtggaaaagaaagaggaggttgCTATGGAGATGTCGGACCTGGTAGTCTACTGTCAGCCGCGCAGCAAAGAGAAAGACCGCTTTG ACAGCTACAGCTACAAAGAGATCCGCTCCTTCGTGGAAAACAAGGTGCCGGGAAAGAGCCGCACCAAAGAATTCCTGCTGTACAACCGCAAAGCGCTGAGCCGGACCTATCCCAAAGGTCAGCGCGTGGAGTCCTCCAACTATGACCCGTACCCACTGTGGGCCGTTGGCTGTCATATGGTGGCGCTCAACTTCCAGACCGCAG ATAAATACACCCAGCTGAACAGCGCCCTCTTCAGTCTGAACGGGTGCACAGGTTACGTGCTGCAGCCAGAGGTCATGCGCTCGGACACCTTCGACCCGCTGCAGGAGAAGAACAAACTCCAGTACATCATTGACGTCAGG ATTATTGCTGCCAGACACCTCCCCAGGCCTGGCCGCAGCATCGCCAGCCCGtttgtggaggtggagctgtgtGGACACACGGAGGAGAAGTCTAAGACCTTTGTCTATC GTGATAATGGTTTGAACCCAGTGTGGAAAGCCCCGGCAGAGCCCATAACCTTCAGAGTGTACGAGCCCGAGCTCACCTTCCTGCGCTTTGTGGTCTACGAGGAGGACATGTTCTCAGACCCCAACTTCCTGGCTCAGGCCacatttcctgttaaaggaATCCGCTCAG GTTATCGCTCCGTTCCTCTGAGAAACGGCTACAGCGAAAAGTTGGAGCTAGCCTCTCTGCTGGTTCACGTGGATGCGAGGCCAGCTGGG agaATGGAGGAGGACTTGTACTCATCCTCTAGCAACCTGAGGAAGAAGTCGGATGTCAGCAGCGAGCCGTTCCTGTACGACACGCACACCAACCTCCAGCACCACTCCCTTCCCCGCCAGCAGAACCACCTTTCAAGAGAGTTCAGCACCAACGAGAAGCAGAG gatgaaagaaaagaagataaaCAGCAAGTTCTGA
- the plcg2 gene encoding 1-phosphatidylinositol 4,5-bisphosphate phosphodiesterase gamma-2 isoform X2, translating into MQVNFYFLVHADRGTDLFAAGRNSPYLPQLHFIFILKNHDRIENSSIFSLKRSGFDFFFFFFLQKEMAERGQQGEMTDYKKILIKRDLEMGAVMTVFRQKAERLTVQVIMETRQVAWTRTVDKTDGVLDLFEIREIRPGRNSKDFERFKDGKDKHDDNACFTIFYGSQFVLNTLSLGVDSVAEAQKWLTGLQLLWKETLEAPTPVLIESWLRKQMYSVNQTKTNSITVKELKALLPFLNYKAPSSRTLKDKFQEVGSKKDRLDFEQFHKFYNHIMFEQNEILEEFKKESCAFILGNTDKPDASAVMLHDFQRFLVYDQKESWAADLNQVRELMSIFIDDTMRKTNDPVFTVSEFLGYLFSEENSIWDKKFSEISYIDMNNPLSHYWINSSHNTYLTGDQLRSESSTEAYVRALRLGCRCVELDCWEGPGEPIIYHGWTRTTKIKFEDVVKAINDHAFVTSEFPVILSIEEHCPIEQQRQMARIFRDVFGDKLLTEPVELIAEQLPSPTQLKGKIILKHKKLSVEGGGGGPIKDFRKGQKQGDLQIWDPVDRQWNKHYCVISDDKLYYAEEEEQEEEDTQKYQDLHSTEPWFHGHMNGGRQMAERLIYEYCAETGGRDGTFLVRPSDRFALSYTLSFWRDGRVQHCRIRTASQEGRFYYYLTANLHFPSLISLIQHYRENPLRCQDFELRLTDAVAQQNPHLHEGWFYSNLSRGEAEDYLIKIPRDGAFLIRQREGEPDSFAITFKGDGQVKHCRIQKEGKRYLLGTTTDFESLVELVNYYRKKPLYRKIKLRYTVTPELVERFSTGKDCASLYSKMYVEPNEIEPSLSKSVVRALYSYQAARPDELSFSKGALIYNISKENGDWWKGDYGGKVQHFFPANHVEEVSRITAPESSQQDLDDNPLGELCKGVIDISKCNILNLKNGKNGKLHVLTLQDLEDDSLQFDLSAETLEELFKWYQAAWDITQRMISKEYNRQHEIRQQVEVEKKEEVAMEMSDLVVYCQPRSKEKDRFDSYSYKEIRSFVENKVPGKSRTKEFLLYNRKALSRTYPKGQRVESSNYDPYPLWAVGCHMVALNFQTADKYTQLNSALFSLNGCTGYVLQPEVMRSDTFDPLQEKNKLQYIIDVRIIAARHLPRPGRSIASPFVEVELCGHTEEKSKTFVYRDNGLNPVWKAPAEPITFRVYEPELTFLRFVVYEEDMFSDPNFLAQATFPVKGIRSGYRSVPLRNGYSEKLELASLLVHVDARPAGRMEEDLYSSSSNLRKKSDVSSEPFLYDTHTNLQHHSLPRQQNHLSREFSTNEKQRMKEKKINSKF; encoded by the exons ATGCAAGTTAACTTTTACTTCCTCGTACACGCCGATAGAGGAACTGACCTTTTTGCGGCTGGCAGAAACAGTCCATATCTCCCTCAGCttcatttcatatttattttaaaaaatcatgaTCGGATagaaaacagcagcatcttttCTTTGAAGCGTTCTGGATTcgacttcttcttttttttttttttacaaaaag AAATGGCTGAACGGGGGCAACAAGGGGAGATGACCGATTACAAGAAGATTCTGATCAAGCGGGACTTGGAGATGGGTGCAGTCATGACGGTGTTCCGACAGAAAGCGGAGCGGCTCACTGTGCAGGTCATCATGGAGACCCGACAGGTGGCTTGGACACGCACTGTGGACAAGACAGACGGCGTCT TGGACCTGTTTGAGATCCGAGAGATCCGTCCTGGAAGGAACTCCAAAGACTTTGAGCGATTTAAAGATGGCAAGGACAAACATGATGACAACGCCTGCTTCACAATTTTCTATGGCTCGCAGTTTGTTCTCAACACACTCAGCCTCGGGG TTGATTCTGTGGCTGAGGCGCAAAAATGGCTGACAGGACTGCAACTGTTGTGGAAAGAGACACTGGAGGCTCCCACTCCAGTTCTTATTGAGAG TTGGCTAAGGAAGCAGATGTACTCTGTCAATCAGACAAAGACCAACAG CATCACCGTGAAGGAGTTGAAGGCTCTGCTTCCTTTCCTCAACTATAAGGCCCCCAGCTCTCGAACGCTCAAAGACAAATTTCAG GAAGTGGGGTCAAAGAAAGATCGCCTGGATTTCGAGCAGTTTCACAAGTTTTACAATCATATCATGTTTGAACAGAATGAG ATTCTTGAGGAGTTCAAAAAGGAATCGTGTGCGTTTATTCTCGG TAACACTGATAAACCCGACGCTTCTGCCGTCATGCTTCATGATTTCCAGAGATTCCTCGTCTATGATCAAAAG GAAAGCTGGGCTGCTGATTTGAACCAGGTCAGAGAACTGATGTCCATCTTCATCGACGACACCATGAGAAAAACCAATGACCCCGTGTTCACCGTCAGTGAG TTCCTCGGTTACCTGTTTTCAGAGGAGAACAGTATTTGGGACAAAAAGTTTTCTGAGATCAGCTACATAGACATGAACAACCCTTTATCCCACTACTGGATCAACTCCTCACACAACAC ATATCTGACTGGAGATCAGCTTCGTAGTGAATCATCCACAGAGGCTTACGTGCGAGCTCTGCGTCTTGGATGCCGCTGTGTCGAAT tgGACTGCTGGGAAGGACCCGGGGAGCCAATCATTTACCACGGTTGGACCAGGACCACCAAAATCAAGTTTGAGGATGTGGTCAAAGCCATTAACGATCATGCCTTTGTTACATCAGA GTTTCCAGTGATCCTGTCCATCGAGGAGCATTGCCCTATAGAGCAGCAGCGTCAGATGGCTCGGATTTTCCGGGACGTGTTTGGAGACAAGCTGCTGACGGAACCCGTGGAGCTGATAGCTGAACAGCTTCCCTCACCGACACAGCTGAAAGGAAAGATCATACTTAAG CACAAGAAGCTGAgcgtggagggaggaggaggaggacccatTAAAGACTTCAGGAAGGGGCAGAAACAGGGAGATCTGCAGATCTGGGATCCTGTGGACAGG CAATGGAATAAACACTACTGTGTGATCTCTGATGATAAGCTGTATtatgcagaggaagaagagcaagaGGAAGAGGATACTCAGAAG TACCAGGACCTGCACAGTACGGAGCCCTGGTTTCATGGTCACATGAATGGGGGAAGGCAAATGGCCGAGCGGCTGATCTACGAGTACTGTGCCGAGACggggggacgggacgggaccTTCTTGGTCCGGCCCAGTGACAGATTTGCTCTAAGCTATACCCTGTCCTTCTG GCGTGACGGACGGGTCCAGCACTGCCGCATTCGTACGGCCTCACAAGAGGGACGCTTTTACTATTATCTGACGGCAAACCTGCACTTTCCCAGCTTGATTTCCCTGATCCAGCACTACAGAGAGAACCCACTACGCTGCCAGGATTTTGAGCTGCGTCTCACTGATGCTGTAGCACAGCAAAACCCACATCTCCACGAAGG GTGGTTCTACAGTAACTTGAGCAGAGGGGAGGCAGAGGATTACCTGATAAAGATTCCCAGAGACGGAGCCTTCCTGATTcggcagagagaaggagaaccGGACTCTTTTGCCATCACGTTCAA AGGCGATGGTCAGGTTAAGCACTGCCGGATCCAGAAGGAGGGGAAGCGCTACCTGCTGGGCACCACGACAGACTTTGAGAGCCTGGTGGAGCTCGTCAACTACTACAGAAAGAAGCCGCTGTATCGGAAGATCAAGCTACGTTACACCGTCACGCCCGAGCTCGTGGAGCGCTTCAGCACA GGGAAAGATTGCGCCTCGCTGTACTCCAAGATGTACGTGGAACCTAATGAAATCGAACCCTCTCTG TCTAAAAGTGTCGTTCGAGCCCTGTACAGTTACCAGGCGGCACGGCCGGATGAGCTCAGCTTCAGTAAGGGAGCGTTGATCTACAACATCTCCAAGGAGAACGGCGACTG GTGGAAAGGTGACTATGGTGGAAAAGTGCAGCATTTCTTTCCAGCCAATCACGTAGAGGAAGTCTCCAGAATTACAGCTCCTGAGTCCAGTCAGCAG GACTTGGACGACAACCCGCTGGGTGAGCTGTGTAAGGGTGTCATAGACATCTCCAAATGCAACATTCTAAACT TGAAGAACGGCAAAAATGGGAAGCTCCACGTGTTGACcctgcaggacctggaggacgaCAGCCTGCAGTTTGACCTGTCTGCTGAGACTCTGGAGGAGCTGTTTAAATGGTACCAGGCTGCCTGGGACATCACCCAGAGAATGATTAGCAAGGAGTACAACAGGCAACACGAG ATCAGACAGCAGGTGGAagtggaaaagaaagaggaggttgCTATGGAGATGTCGGACCTGGTAGTCTACTGTCAGCCGCGCAGCAAAGAGAAAGACCGCTTTG ACAGCTACAGCTACAAAGAGATCCGCTCCTTCGTGGAAAACAAGGTGCCGGGAAAGAGCCGCACCAAAGAATTCCTGCTGTACAACCGCAAAGCGCTGAGCCGGACCTATCCCAAAGGTCAGCGCGTGGAGTCCTCCAACTATGACCCGTACCCACTGTGGGCCGTTGGCTGTCATATGGTGGCGCTCAACTTCCAGACCGCAG ATAAATACACCCAGCTGAACAGCGCCCTCTTCAGTCTGAACGGGTGCACAGGTTACGTGCTGCAGCCAGAGGTCATGCGCTCGGACACCTTCGACCCGCTGCAGGAGAAGAACAAACTCCAGTACATCATTGACGTCAGG ATTATTGCTGCCAGACACCTCCCCAGGCCTGGCCGCAGCATCGCCAGCCCGtttgtggaggtggagctgtgtGGACACACGGAGGAGAAGTCTAAGACCTTTGTCTATC GTGATAATGGTTTGAACCCAGTGTGGAAAGCCCCGGCAGAGCCCATAACCTTCAGAGTGTACGAGCCCGAGCTCACCTTCCTGCGCTTTGTGGTCTACGAGGAGGACATGTTCTCAGACCCCAACTTCCTGGCTCAGGCCacatttcctgttaaaggaATCCGCTCAG GTTATCGCTCCGTTCCTCTGAGAAACGGCTACAGCGAAAAGTTGGAGCTAGCCTCTCTGCTGGTTCACGTGGATGCGAGGCCAGCTGGG agaATGGAGGAGGACTTGTACTCATCCTCTAGCAACCTGAGGAAGAAGTCGGATGTCAGCAGCGAGCCGTTCCTGTACGACACGCACACCAACCTCCAGCACCACTCCCTTCCCCGCCAGCAGAACCACCTTTCAAGAGAGTTCAGCACCAACGAGAAGCAGAG gatgaaagaaaagaagataaaCAGCAAGTTCTGA